A window from Oncorhynchus mykiss isolate Arlee chromosome 9, USDA_OmykA_1.1, whole genome shotgun sequence encodes these proteins:
- the LOC118965941 gene encoding cytochrome P450 2K1-like yields MRRFALTNLRDFGMGKKASEEKIIEEVHYLIEVFEEHKGKAFDTTQAMNYAVSNIICSIVYGSRFDYSDPRFRRSVDQANESIRLGGSISIQLYNMFPWLGPLLKNKTLILKNIADNKGEMKELVRGLKETLNPQMCRGFVDSFLVRKQTLEESGNMNSHYHTENLIQTVANLFAAGTDTTGTTLRWGLLLMAKYPDIQDRVQEEISRVIGSRQALVEDRKNLPYTDAVIHETQRLANIVPMSIPHTTSQDVTFQGYFIKKGTDGVSRRESGQDGALPFLLSSCCLPHLPLPGRRVCLGESLARMELFLFFTSLLQHFCFSPPPGVREEDLDLTPSLGFTLSPSPHQLCAVSRV; encoded by the exons ATGAGACGCTTTGCCCTGACAAATCTTAGGGACTTTGGTATGGGCAAGAAAGCGAGCGAAGAGAAGATCATTGAGGAAGTTCACTATTTGATTGAAGTGTTTGAAGAACACAAGG GTAAAGCATTTGACACAACCCAGGCAATGAATTACGCTGTCTCCAACATCATCTGCAGCATTGTGTACGGCAGCAGGTTTGACTACTCTGATCCACGGTTCCGACGCTCGGTGGATCAAGCCAATGAGTCCATCCGACTCGGAGGATCTATTTCAATACAG TTGTACAACATGTTCCCATGGTTGGGGCCCTTGCTGAAGAACAAGACACTTATCTTGAAAAATATTGCAGACAACAAGGGGGAGATGAAGGAGCTGGTGAGGGGGCTGAAGGAGACTCTCAACCCGCAGATGTGTAGAGGCTTTGTGGACTCGTTCCTTGTCCGAAAACAGACCCTGGAG GAATCAGGCAACATGAACTCTCATTACCACACTGAGAATCTCATACAGACTGTGGCCAACCTGTTTGCTGCTGGTACCGACACCACGGGGACAACCCTGCGCTGGGGTCTGCTGCTCATGGCCAAGTACCCCGATATACAGG ACCGGGTCCAAGAGGAGATAAGCAGAGTCATAGGAAGTCGTCAGGCCTTGGTAGAGGACAGGAAGAACCTGCCCTACACTGATGCAGTGATCCATGAGACCCAAAGACTGGCCAACATTGTACCCATGTCCATCCCTCACACCACCAGCCAAGACGTCACCTTCCAGGGATACTTCATCAAAAAGGGGactgat GGTGTGTCTAGGAGAGAGTCTGGCCAGGATGGAGCTCTTCCTTTTTTATTGTCCTCATGCtgtcttcctcatcttcctcttccaGGTCGTAGGGTGTGTCTAGGAGAGAGTCTGGCCAGGATGGAGCTCTTCCTTTTCTTCACCTCCCTCCTGCAGCACttttgtttctctcctcctcccgggGTAAGAGAGGAGGATCTGGACCTCACACCATCCCTGGGGTTCACCCTCAGTCCTTCACCTCACCAGTTGTGTGCTGTGAGCAGGGTCTGA